DNA from Nitrospina gracilis Nb-211:
CCGCCGAGTCGTCTTCAAAATACCGGTCGCTCTTGCCTGTCACCACGATGAGCGCGCCGGGTTTGGCGACGCGGACCATTTCCGCCAGCGCCCGGTGCTGGAAGGTGGCGTCGAACACGGCGAGGCAGGTGACGTTGTCGAAGGAGTTGTCGTCGAACGGCAGGGCCTCGGCTTCCGCTTCCCGGATGGAACCGATGCCGTCTTTGCCCTGCCAGTCTTGTTGTGCCGCCTCGATCATGGCGCGGGAGATGTCCACGCCGTGCACCTCCAGCCCGTGTTCGCGGTAGAAACCGAACCAGCGTCCCCACGCGCACCCGACCTCCAGCACATTGCCCGGGCGGAATGCGTGACGTGCCAGGAGGTCGCGGATCACTTTGTCGCTTCCCGTCACCGGGTCCTTCGGCACCACCCGGCTTTCCGCCTGGTCGGCATCGGCTTCCTCGACGCGTTGTTTCCAGTACTCGAGGTAATTTTTATTCCAATATTCTTTGCGGTCCATACCGGCCCTCACTCGTCAACGCGGAGGGTTTCGATGAACGTATCGCCGAAACGGTTGTTGGCGGCAACGGCGACGACATCGAGATCCGAGCTCAGCACGCTGTCGGCATCGAACACGTAATGCCAGCTTTGGCCGTCGAGGCCGAAGTCGAAGTTGTCGTGGATGAAACGGCCGCTTCGGGTCTTGATGGCGAGGTACGGTTGCGGCCCGAACACCGTGCTTTGCCGCGTCCGCACTTCCAGATGGTAATTGGGCCCGGTTTTTTCCAGCTTCACGTCCAGCTTCAGTTGTTCGTGTTGTCCCCGATGCACCACCTGCTTGAACGCCTCGCGCGCGGTGGAGTATTTGAACTTCACCCCGGGGTGCGTCTTCGCCGCCTGGGCGATCAGTTCGCGCACCATGTTCACCTCGACGGCGATGTCGCGGTAGTCGTGGCTGAGCACGCCCATCAGCGTGGGCTCGCCGCCCGCGGCGCGGCGGAACGCTTTGTCCACTTCCTCCTGCGTGATGCGCGCCACCCGGCTGTCGATGTTCAAGAAGCGCGCGATGTAACGGCGGCACGCGCCGGGCTTCTGGTAGTCGTAAAAATCCGGGTTGTAAATGGACCAGTCCGCCGGGGCACGGCGCCAGTCGCCGAAGCGGCCGTTCCTGAGATCGTTCTGCGCTTCGCGCTGCTCGGCGTTGTCGGTGGCGATGTTGGAGCAGTCGTAGGGAATCCACTGCTCGAGGAACCAGTGGCTGTC
Protein-coding regions in this window:
- a CDS encoding class I SAM-dependent methyltransferase, encoding MDRKEYWNKNYLEYWKQRVEEADADQAESRVVPKDPVTGSDKVIRDLLARHAFRPGNVLEVGCAWGRWFGFYREHGLEVHGVDISRAMIEAAQQDWQGKDGIGSIREAEAEALPFDDNSFDNVTCLAVFDATFQHRALAEMVRVAKPGALIVVTGKSDRYFEDDSAALDAEAGARRKQHPNFFTDVPAMLEQIAAQSHTLLSAYYFPRRGDFGQGRFATETEQPFYEYMLFLEKGGHRFAFTPFSSDHSRTFSTVRGFR